The segment TTCCCATTCTAGTATGCAAATGTTTTGCTATATTCACTGTGTTTCACCCCATTTTTGTATCTTATAAGAAGTTTTGTTTCCATTTGTATGCCTCATAATACCCCATTCAGTAGGGGAGAGCGGGGTCGGTTGGGACATTTTTGTACTGACACAAAATAGCTTTCATTTCTCATAGATGACTTGAACAGTGATAACAAGTGGATCCCTGAACATATAGAGATGTTTGCTCAAAATTTATCAAGTTTTTCAGAGCTCAACCCAAACATGAAAGGTGTGATTTTGTTAAATGTACCATGAGTGCATTTTCCTAAAATTCTGCCCCTCCAGGACGGTTAGGACACTTTGTTCTGGGCTGGAGAAAAAATGTTCCTTGGTCATATATTTCTttgagaagaagaaaacatttgtaaaataattatattttcacAGGCCTAAATTATTGATATATGGAATTCCAAGTCCTCTGAGTCTTCATTTCAGTGGTACCTATCAGCTCAATGTGGACTTTGAAATGTACATCAAATGGAGttcatgctttgttttttacatgGCCTATTGATTCAGTTTAACAATCTAAGTCTCTTAACAGATTTAGACTGAATCAGTGACTTGACAGTGGGTCTTGTTCAATAACGAAAATCCTCTGAGTTAAAAATGTAGTCACATGCTGTAGATTTCAAAACTGTAAATAGTCAGACGGTCTCCACTTTGATGCTGAAAGTGAAGAGAGTGTTGCTGAGTATGAGCATGGTGAGTGACTTGCTAAAAGACACTTAATTGTCCTCCTGCCCCAACTGAACGAGAATGGGATTGGTTATTTTTACCTGCCATAGTTGAATCATGTAACTGCTAATGAAAATTTGATGGACTGAAAACTCACAATCAAGTGAAACACAGCAGACAATAGTGTGCAAATCTTTTCTATCCAGCAGTTTGGGTATCACTGATGGTTCTCACACCTAAACACTGTTAACGCCGGGTGGAGCGGTGGTCATAAAGCATATCTAAGTTCTGTGAAAGGAAACATTAATAAGTAGGCTACAGTTTTGAAGATgatggaggcattatgttttcaaataaaaatgataataataataataataataataataataataatgacttcATTTAGGAAAGGTTCATAGTGtaccacataaaaacacaataatctATGTTATGCATgttcacataaaaacaaaatgtaataagCTGCACCCACAGTggcccacaaaaaaaaaagaaatcaaatctCCGGTGACTGGTTTTAGAGCATAAAACTTGTCACCTGTTTCATGAAGTCAAAATGACCCCAGATGCTGTGCTCACTTGCTGCGGCAGAAATCCGATCAAACGGTAAAACccggcagtgctgatcaaatataaaccaaaattCTATTAGTAAGTTAGTAGACATATGTTCACTTGGTAACAAATTGTCCTCCCAGGTTACAGGACTGTAACCTGTAATTGCTCTTTCAGTTTAAACAAGATGGAAAAGCTCTGGACAGGATTGTGGAATGGGGAAGGCAGTACTCTTACGCTTTCCCAGTGTGGTTTGGTccctttgtttgtttcctcAACATTCAACATCCAGATTATGTGAAGACTGTATATGCAACATCAGGTGTGtgagcattttttaaaatctttactGAAATGATTCACCATTATGTTGTCAATTGTAGTCAAATCAGTGCTTTTTATAATCTCCTGCAGGAATATTGGCTCCATTTTTACGACGACAAGTCAGTGTaacagattttttatttatttgtttcctaACAGAGCCAAAAGGTGATTTGGGGTATAGGTTTATTCAGTCTTGGATTGGTAAGACTGATTTGCCCTTTTCCTAGAGTACATTTTGTCTTATTACAGAGATGTTTTACTGACTGACACACAtattgtctgtctctgtcttcaggTGAAGGTTTATTGGTGTCAAATGGTCAAAGGTGGTTTCGGAACAGAAGGCTCTTGACCCCAGGTTTCCATTATGATGTTTTGAAACCATACATTAAACTGATGGCAGACTCTACTCAAACAATGTTGGTATGTATATGACAGTTTAGACATGTAAATAACAATTTGTAATAAGTAATCAAAGACCATAATGGTGAAGTAATGTTAAGAACAAATAGCCTTTTGGGCCGTCTAGATGATATACTGttaaacttcaattagtagcccaggctataATTAGCTTCTTCAATTCCTTTTCCTTATTTGGACCAGTATggatattacttgtataaaaaaataGGCTTTGAATAATATTAACTGTGTTATGTTATGACACTTGTTTCACCGCACCCGGCAACACCACCTTTTCTTGTTAAAGGAATATCGCAActctgcttccttttttttttttttttttttgtcttaaagatatttttggggcattttttagcctttatttgataggacagacaagtgtaaaagggggagagagtgagggagtgacatgcagcaaagggccacaagctggagtcgaacccgggccgctgcggcaacagccttgtacatggggcgcctgctctaccactaagccactgacgccccactctgcttcatttttataaaaaacatttttgattcttttgatcagtgGACCCTTGCAGACTAAAGAAATGTAAGTAACTTActgggtaatcgaggaatgaaCACACATTgtgactttatgacagctttagaagggagtcaccacttgttttttcGTCATGCAGGTAAATCTAAATGACTTACAGTCTTCTCTGGTGCAACTGCTTCcagtaaaatgaaatcaacCGAGCTAACGATGTatagcatctccatattgacaaaagtttaaacatttatatttatttgcgCGATCTGAGCaactaactaatgttagctcaggTGGGAAGTCAACAATCTGGTTTTATATATCCAGAGAACTTATAGAAAAATGAACACCTCAGCAACCAGACCATGCatttaattgagacaggcctttattgtCCTTTAACCTGGCTAGTTAAAGAGAATGGGtgttaaattaaagttttacgGTATGTTGACCCAAAGttggatgtgtgtgttgaagTGTTTCCCATCTCCTGCAGAGATGTCAcctctgttctctctgttgTCAGGACAAATGGGAAAGTTATGCAAACACCAGCGAGTCCTTTGAATTGTTCGAACATGTGAGCCTTATGACACTGGACACCGTCTTAAAGTGTGCTTTCAGCTACAGCAGCAACTGCCAGACCGAGAGGTGAGTCCATACAAACTTTTTTCTACCATTCACAAGTTCAGAACTGTGTTTTTTAGTAGTTTAAAGCTTCAGCTGTCTGAATTATGAGTGTGGGAAACTAAGTTTTCAATGTTTGCCTATGTTCTCATTTCAGTGGAAGTAATGCATATATCAAGGCAGTTTATGAGCTCAGTGATCTGATTAACTTGCGTGGAAGGACGTTTCCATACCACAATGACCTGATTTTCTACCTTAGCCCACATGGTTTCAGATACAGAAAAGCATGCAGAGTGGCTCATGATCATACAGGTAAGATCTTCACACATACTTTGATTAATGACAATATGAAACTATTGCTACTATCAGTTTAAATGATTTTGCACATTTACACGTTGCTTTATTTTAAGAGTTagtatgcaaatattttttatcttgTCTTTTGAAGAGGCGGTCATaagaaagaggaaagaagaactaaaggaggagaaggagctgGAACGCATACAGGCCAAAAGAAACTTGGACTTTCTGGACATCCTTCTCTTAGCAAGAGTATGTTGTGTGATTTCAGATTCAGTTTACTGATTTATGGAGTTAGACATTCTCACTTTTGCTCATTGTTGTGACAATGGTAACAAGTCACAAACATTTAAGGCCCAGATACACCGACAACAGCATCACGTCGCCTGTGTCTCGGGGTCTGCCCAtcggtccgacagcccattggtccgacatcccattgttccgaccacattaaacccattgttccgaagtcccgttgttccgaaatcatcacgatgccctgtggttaaggtctggttaggtttaggcacaaaaacacttggttagggtcaggaaaagatcatggtgtgggttaaaatgaaaaagaaagtggcaaacacataagctgtgagcctgcttcacctcaagcctttcccagctgacccagagccggtcatggcgcaccatcaaggtagaaatacgcccgccgggagccgttcagcaccacagaaagctccccacacaacccggaccccagagttaataacaggaggttatggtgtttcactctcttttctctatgacacttgtatctcgaccagtagcctacttttgttgcgttgctgatcctctatggtacacaagtacagtatagcctagtataatcacatatcggaacaacgggacgtcggactaatgagaggtcggaacaatgagaggtcggaacaatgctacggcacccctgtgtctcagccaaaatgttgcacttgaACAAACTGCAacgactacagccaacagccgaCTAGGACATGGGTTGTGCCCCCGTGTAAGAGGAAGTAATTATTCATGACAGCAGACAGTGGTGATTCAAGACGCTACCTAGTCAATTAGCATATTAGCaacacaaccaaaaaaaaaacaagggacTTTTACAGTGCACCGAAAGACTGCAGCCAACAGCTGACTAGGACATATGTTATGCATAAGAGGAAATAGCTCTTCAAAGCAGCAGGAAGTAGTGGTCTGTAACCAGAAGACCAACAGGagagattcaagatgctagttagccacttagcacattAGCGACACAACCCAATGTTAAAAAACAAGGGACTTTTCCAGAGCACTGGcgaacaacagcaaaaacaattacaaaacgTTTCTGCAAAAGACCTCAATGGCTAAGAAAGAAGTCTTTTCTGAGTTTGTTTCGATCTCACACCTTCTTGACCTGATTGATTTTCTTACATTACTGTGGAGGCAGAATAGCACTTTCTAAGGTCCAAGATGACCTCGTCTTTAAGTGCAATATTTAGCTGGGCAATACCAGTAACACGCAATAAGTTACCCAACGACACAGTCAACATGGTGTATTATTGCTGCTTCCCAGCCAACAATGTACAGACGCTATGTTAATGAATCTCCTCTGTCCAAACACACTTGAGTGCCTAACTCCTCCTTTGACCCGGTGAAGGCGCAGACATGCTATGTCCAGAACACTCGACACTAACCTGACAACCTCTGGACCCTATTTAAACAATCTATAGTGCATGGTCTAAAGTGCATTTACAGTTCTTCTTCCTccaaggaaatcatacttcccatgcgcgaaaaatcaccaaactttgcacaaaggtccagtcctaTACCAGATTTGCTCAGCTGCAAACAAAAGTCAGTAGTCCTGATgctggcgctacagcaagcatctaaagttcaaaactttgaaaattcacaacaaatcgactgtatgtgctacagcttcacaactttcaccaaaatgtagccccaaatactgaagaaacttttgtataTTTAAACCTATTGCACATTATtaagtccatcactctgtttttttcaaaaactgtaaaacttcttaaacctatctcctcccacaatttttgcttgattgacaccaaacttgctacagagcatcttcagactgtcctccaCAAATAGAcctcacagatttttgatttatcaaaaattgagcctacagtgcaccAAGATGTTTGActataaacagtactgtaaacatatacttgcaaattcttgctaaataagtttttaatgttcatgaaaaaaatgaacaaaattttggagtcatggtagatgatgtttggcaaatatcagaattttatatcaaaaactgaatttttgacagcattttgaattctgTCCTCATGTGAACCATTACTGTCAATGGGAATAGAGCATCTTTACACATCAGTTTGTCACTTATGGAgtaaatcaatcattgttaaacaCAAATTGAtgacatctccatgctgtcaatgatgcaatatgtgtattttcagatttttgtcttgatAACTGAATTTATGACAgcagtttgaaatctgccttgacagctgctgtcatcctggtggctggcttagtcagtttgtgaagccacaGATGAGTTGTTActtgctaattagctcagtCAGATAGAAAATACTCCTTGgtgtcagaggttgtgagtttaAGCCTCAACTGATGCAAAATGTACATTGTAATGGCAACTTTCTTGTTGTCTTCCTATTCTGCCtctgctcagaattgcctaaatttgcctaaaattgcctaaaattgcccagGCCCGACCATTGCTGCACAGCAGCTAGAATTACATGGTGGATTCGCTGTGTAAGTAGCATATAAATAGCACATTGATCACATtgtagaaaatgaatgaatattttcctcattaatgatcaacaaccctgattccaaaaaggctggggtgccgtgtaaaatgtaaataatacatGATTGCAtgtgatttgcaaatccttttcgaGCCATATATAATATTATACAGTATAAAGACCTGATagactttattgtttttgagaaaatatacactcattcaaAAAAGTTGGTACAGGGGCATGCTCACCACTGTgtaacatcaccttttcttttaacaataCTCAGTAAGTGTTTGAGAACTGAGGACACTGATTGTTGAAGTTTTGAGAGTGAAATTATTTTCCATTGTCCATTTCCAGTGTTTgaacttttttggaattggtTCACACACCCATTCATGTACCAACATTGTGAACTCACCCATGTAGCCACATcttactatctgaataatgcaccctttaaatagcaggaaaatactgcaccaggtttttgttggtcagtggggcaatcactttctgctgcctcaaaatggCATTATCCAAACAATGCTCTTGACCACACCTAAATTTAAGAACTACACGCTCACAGATGGGCGCAAGTACTTCTACAGTTTGAGCGCTGGCTATGAAATCGACAGTTGCATTGGTCTGACACTAGCAGCAACAGTTTTAATGTGCACCAAGTGTAAGATGGGGCCCAAtatcttttatgtttgttttctttatgcgATTTTATTATAGTTTTACTGCAGTTTTATTGTACAGTAAAGTACTCACTttaaaaagtgctttacaaatatACAAGAGTGTGACTGTTCCtagtttttgcttttttctatTTATGTCTTATTTATCATCTTCAGGATGAGAACCAGCAGGGTTTATCAGATGAAGACATACGAGCAGAAGTGGACACCTTCATGTTTGAGGGCCATGACACCACAGCCAGTGGCCTGTCTTTCATCCTCTACTGTCTGGCCTGCCACCCAGAACACCAGAAGATGTGCAGGGAGGAGATCATTCAAGCCTTGGATGGCAAGGACACCATGGAGTGGTAATTTTCCTGTTGAAACCCAAGGTGCAATGCAAGTCAGTGCCGCTCTGTATCACAACAGCTGGATTAGGGATTAACTTTAAGCTTGCCCCTTTTTTTCCCTTACAATATTGACaactaatgtgtgtgtgtcttattttAAGGGAGGATCTCAGTAAAATTCCATACACTACAATGTGCATCAAAGAGTCCCTTCGCCTTTACCCTCCTGTACCAGGAACAGCCAGAAAGACAACAAAGCCCATGACCTTTCCTGATGGAAGGACTTTACCAAAAGGTTTGGTGTTAATGTTTTTGAAAAGTTCATGTAGGTAAGACAGCAAGCTGCTGAGTACATATGTTTTACTCCACTGGTAAAATATTAACTCGTACTGGTTATTGTCCAGGTCAACCTATAGCCTTAGTTTTGTATTAGTAAGTCAGCCTTACACAACACACAGGACATATAAACCCTTAAACATACATGTGTTATATGGCAGTAGCATCTTTATAATACTGTGCCTCATACTTAGGTAGATTAAATATTGGTCtgttgaatgaataaatgaatattttttatttcagttgcaTACATCTTGAGAAACAAAGATTATTTCATTCAAATTTCCCCACAGTCAATAACGAAAAAGGAATAGGCTGAAGCCAAATGCGTATTTTCGCCTATCCTCTATCAACCAAACAATAGTCCAGAATATCAAcgataccaaagaaaataaataaataaattgataaataaatacaaaatactctAAATTATAATCCAcaatcattttacattttaaggcTGTTTTGAAATTCAACAGAGAGCAACAAAATTTCAACTCAACGCTGAGTCCATTCCATAGTTTGACTCCCaaaactgaaacacatctgTATTTTACATTGGTTCTTTCTTTACATGCCTCATAAATAAACAGCTCTCTTAAATtataatttccttctttttattttaatcattttaatgcAGACAGGACGGCTTTTGTTCACAACTTGAAAAACTATTTCCAACATCTAGAATTTTTCGGTGTACAGTAGGATGTTTAAACAGCTGATTAGTAGATTCACAATAACCAGCAACACAGTAGGACATGTATGGcattacagtacagtacagtatatacaAACATTACATGAAatttttgctgaaactgttGAAGGTAATCTATAATTTCGGGGAGGTTACTGTAGAGATCCCTACTGTTAAAGTGGATTACAGGAAAACCCTTCATTCAGAACTGATCTTATCTTCAGAATAATATTCACAAGTCATGTTAATGTTCTGGTAGAAGTGGGTGTCTGGATCAGCTTCATTTTCGATCTCATTAAGTTTGTGATCTTGAAAGTCAAAAGGCTTAAAATCTGTGTATTAAAACACCTTGTTTTACAGTCGCTGCACAATCCTAACCCCAAACATGCCTTTTCCCCCCTTATTTGCAGGTACTCACATTGGAATAAGTATCTATGGGACTCACAGAAATCCATCTGTCTGGGAAAACCCTGATGTAAGTCAAGATGATTTCATCCTAAGcaaatgtttctgatatgaaagTTCACCTGTCACCCACTCACTGCGTGGTGTACGTGATTAATTGAATTgttaaattaaaagtaaaaggtTGATCTCTCTTTGCTGTGGTGGTCCTGCACCCTCCTTCGACACAAAATGGGTCAAATAATAGACATGACACAGTCGTCACATTGGTACATAATTAATACAGTATCTGTTGTGCCCTGGTGCCAGATGTCACCATGTCATGAACAGCAAGAAGTCGTTCAATTCTGAGTGGAAAAATTAGAAAAATTTAAAGATGTGGGATTTACTGGCATTTGCTTTTTCAATCTTGTGTCACCACAGGTCTTTGACCCACTGCGTTTCCTACCGGAGAATGTTTCCAAGAGGTCGCCTCATGCATTCGTGCCCTTCTCTGCTGGGCCAAGGTTTGTCCTCACCTGATACCGTGTGACTGGCTCACTAAGAACTAGAGAGGGAGGTTCTCAGTTGAGACAAAAGTCTGCAGTATGTGGATGTGTAACCTAACGCCAGCCTCCTTTTTACCTACACCATAAAAAGTGATAAGCTTTATTAGGGATCACAATAAGTAAAAGAACTCTGTGTAACAAGGATTAGTTCAGTTTAAAGGAGCTAActgagtaatggtgtcctgagcagagaattaaGTTACGCcacctctctgtgtgttgtaatccaagctcCTCTGTCCAGTGTTGTGGACAGTCCGGCCAGGAGTGCATGTtggtgcatgtgagtccctacGAGAGCATCCCACTGGCTAGCaaatcactgctgctctgcactgcgctcatatgGCAGTTACCGCTGACAATGCCGTCCAGACTCAGTGGCAGGATGGTGTTGTTGCAGAAGCATAGAGCCCACCCTCCAGTGTCCCCCAAGGTTAATAATGTCagttctgtcagcactgttgccattgttagcactgtttattgAGTCAGCACcattaagcccagttcagaccaatgatttgcATTAAGATCAAACCAtattagaacgttgcagaacggcacaCTGCAAGTCGCTGCATGTTTCATCTTGTCTCGCCACAAATCTTTTTGGCTGTcgccatgttgtttttgtttttgtgggggggtttggagccagaagtgatcatatcTGGGCAAGGTCATTTATTTTCTTGGCTTCTGCTTCTCTACTGTATCTCTTGAGTAAGTGGCTGGGAGAGTGGTTCCAGCAAATTCTAGGTAATCACCTTGAAGTAGACACACACCACCCCCTAGGGGCTAGAGGGATACGATACAGCCCCAGTGACAGCACACtgaaaaatacttaaattaCAGAGGTCACATGTAGATTCCCACCAAAACTGATCATCATGAGCTTCATCATATCCACATTTACCACAGAACTATCAAGTAAATCCACATTAAAAGTAATGATTCTGATACCGActgttgatttgattttgtcaaTCATAAAACAACCAGTTTTTATCTCTCTGAGTGCAAAGTAGGAGATGTCACTACTCTGACATGCTGCTGCCCTATTGTGTTCTTGCTTGAAAGCACTGTGTTAATCATCATATACCTCACACACTTTTGCTGTTTTCCTCCCTCAGAAATTGCATCGGGCAGAACTTTGCCATGAATGAGCTGAAAGTGGCGACAGCCCTGACACTGAGGAGGTACCAGCTGATCGAGGACCCCACTCAGAAACCCAAGATAATACAAAATCTTGTGCTTCGCTCACTCAATGGTATCCACATCAAAATCAAACCTGTTGACCCACAAGAATAAAGGGAAATTACATTACACTCATGCTATAAAACCACAAACAGATCATAGTAATAAGATTAACTGTGCCGTATTTTAATTAGTGGCTGAATATGTTTTGGGGAGAAATTACTTGGCTGAAAAAGAACTTGCACTTGTATTTTAGAATCGCTTTTGCACATTGGAACAATTTCATAATGAGACATTTTGCAGTTGCAATAATTAGACAATGGTATGATGATAGGACAGCAGTAATTCactccatagggacttgggttagGAACTGGAAAATTCTACATATTCACCAAGGCAtgatatacaaaataaaatacctgATGTAGCAGAGACTGCACCTTATAGAGAGGGATACATATTTTGGCACACTGCATGTTCATCCTGGTGGGACAAGTAGACAACCTCATTCGCGTCATGTTATAAGAGCCATATGAGAGCAATGCAATATTACTATTGTCTATTttgcatatatgtatatacttAAGATCATGCCTAGCACCTAGGCCAGTTCATCCTGTGGCCCATCTTGGCTGTTTTTAGACATTGTGATCAAAATAATCACAATGCAATAAAAATTTTCTCATTAAAACGAGGTTGTTTTCAAGTATTCTTATCCGAAGGTTACATTTGCGCTTAAAAATCACTAACATTTTCCTCCAGGGGAGAATGCTCCCGGACTGCCTGCCTAATTTTGGTCTCATATCTTGACACCTTTTCCAGTACTCTGGAGTTTGCAGGTCTGTGTTACTGCATCATCCACTTGATTAGCCTATATGTAGTGGTTTTTAGTTTTATTGGTGGTTTACGGCTAAGGGCAGTACCAGATCAGGTCAAATCAATAAAAGGTTTAACTAAGCATTTTACAGGGTCAGTGACATTTAGTCTGCCTTTTTTAGTGCTCAATAAAAAGGTAGTGTGAACTTTACCTTTATTTGTATTCAGTAGTGTAAACCTTTTCTTTAAACAGTGCTTACACATTAACAAAGTTTACTGCCTCTGTACAGATTCAGTTTTCCCGTCATAACAACAGTGATTTATGGTGTTACTCAGCGGGCTGAACTGTCAGTTCCATCAAATACATCACActcaacttcaccacaccacagactctatgtgttgtagctgctgctgcatgagTGAGAGCTCTGCGCTGggcacagtgacagggctaactgttagcatcacatggatTATGTTACCTAATGGTTGTTAACAGGTTTAAAGACAGAGTCgagctgtttctgtgtcatagTGAGTTTGCTGGGGCTGTTTAACAACtctgtgttggatgttagccattgctgctgtgttagctcatgctaaccggGCAGATGGGAAGAGAGCGGCTTTCAAGGTGGCACCAACAGAAAGTTTGGTGATCTAGTAGGGAGTCGGGATTGTCCGGCATCAGACCCTTTGCACataaaaggatcaaatgcaggtatatttcattacagctgaaaatgccaGAGGGTTACAAGTCAGAAgtaattcattatttatttacccACAAGGATAAAAAGTCACCAGCACAGTTTGTAAAAAGGAAACTTTCTTGATCTCTGATCCCATGAAAAGGCCACTTGAATTGCCAAGAAAACAGCTCAACTTTAGTGGTAACTTCACACTGTGCCTAAGTACAACTTACTACGAGCTACGTAGTAACTACGAGCCTCTTTGTTTATAGTAAGACTGATATCTTACACTCTAAAGTCCCCACTACAAGCTCTACCAAAAGGGAGTACTAAGAGGCATCATGGTGGCGTTTTGGTTAAGATGCATGCCGTACACTGTGACCATATGTCATTATGTTTGAGGGCTTT is part of the Epinephelus fuscoguttatus linkage group LG8, E.fuscoguttatus.final_Chr_v1 genome and harbors:
- the LOC125893578 gene encoding cytochrome P450 4B1-like isoform X3; the encoded protein is MESAEAFVKSQFGWPQTHHLFALICLVAVVYKVTILYLQRRHALLGTEDFPGPPAHWLFGHGRAFKQDGKALDRIVEWGRQYSYAFPVWFGPFVCFLNIQHPDYVKTVYATSEPKGDLGYRFIQSWIGEGLLVSNGQRWFRNRRLLTPGFHYDVLKPYIKLMADSTQTMLDKWESYANTSESFELFEHVSLMTLDTVLKCAFSYSSNCQTESGSNAYIKAVYELSDLINLRGRTFPYHNDLIFYLSPHGFRYRKACRVAHDHTEAVIRKRKEELKEEKELERIQAKRNLDFLDILLLARDENQQGLSDEDIRAEVDTFMFEGHDTTASGLSFILYCLACHPEHQKMCREEIIQALDGKDTMEWEDLSKIPYTTMCIKESLRLYPPVPGTARKTTKPMTFPDGRTLPKGTHIGISIYGTHRNPSVWENPDVFDPLRFLPENVSKRSPHAFVPFSAGPRNCIGQNFAMNELKVATALTLRRYQLIEDPTQKPKIIQNLVLRSLNGIHIKIKPVDPQE
- the LOC125893578 gene encoding cytochrome P450 4B1-like isoform X2; protein product: MEAAEALVKSQLGWPHMHHLFALLCLVAVVYKLTVSYIQRRDMLRNLEAFPGPKGHWLLGHVKEFKQDGTDFEKIVEWTKQYPYAFPLWFGPLVSFVNIVHPDYVKTILSSTEPKDDFVYGFLVSWIGEGLLVSNGQRWFRNRRLLTPGFHYDVLKPYIKLMADSTQTMLDKWESYANTSESFELFEHVSLMTLDTVLKCAFSYSSNCQTESGSNAYIKAVYELSDLINLRGRTFPYHNDLIFYLSPHGFRYRKACRVAHDHTEAVIRKRKEELKEEKELERIQAKRNLDFLDILLLARDENQQGLSDEDIRAEVDTFMFEGHDTTASGLSFILYCLACHPEHQKMCREEIIQALDGKDTMEWEDLSKIPYTTMCIKESLRLYPPVPGTARKTTKPMTFPDGRTLPKGTHIGISIYGTHRNPSVWENPDVFDPLRFLPENVSKRSPHAFVPFSAGPRNCIGQNFAMNELKVATALTLRRYQLIEDPTQKPKIIQNLVLRSLNGIHIKIKPVDPQE